GGCTTCAAGATGCGCAAGGCCGGGGTGTTGTTGTGGCGCACTGACGGCTTCTTCTTCCGCAAAAGGGGTTTCGCGGTCGCTTTCATACCACGCCTCAAAACGCTCCTTCTCTACGACGTGAATTTTTGAGAGCATGTACGCATGGCGCGTGCCGCAGTACTCTGCACACAACACATCGTAACTGCCTAATTTCTCAGCCTTAAACCACGCGCTGTAAACCTTGCCTGGCACCGCGTCTTGTTTAATCCGAAAGGCGGGCACGTAGTACGAATGCAACACGTCGTTAAGTTTAGCCGTGATATCAAGCTTCACATTCGTGTCGATGGGCACGTAAAGGTCTCTGGTTTTTTTGCCATTGGGGTACTCGTGAGTCCAAAACCACATCTGCCCCACAACCTTTACATGTAAGTTATCTTCTGGAATTTCACGCATCACCTTAAGGCTCGTGTAACCGTAGTAAAACATCACCCCAAGCAAGAGTGTGGGCACAACCGTCCACAGGATTTCTAAAACCGTATTGTGTTCGATGTTTTTGACTTGGTTTCTACTGTGGCGTTTTGCGCTGTACTTGTAGAGAAAATAAAACATCACCCCCACCACAAGAACAAAGATGCCAATAGACAACCCCATCACAACCCATATGGCCAAATCCACCTCACTGGCAAAACTTGAAACGCCCTCCATGCCTTCTAACATAGCAAACCTCCTTGTGCAACCCGCGCAAAGACATCATGTGGCGTGTAGCGGTAGTACGTATCAATCGCCATAATCACATAAATGATGACCAAAACAACCAAAGAAGAGTAGATAAGGGTCTTAAGGAGCCTTGATTCAGTTTTAATGTGCATGTAGTAGGCCACAATCAAAAAAGCCTTCACAGTCGCTAGCCCCATCTGCACGATGAGTGTGGGTGCCAACGCAAGGCTAATCAACATCGGCTGCAAAAGCGTCAGTGCCGTCAAAACTATCAGCAAAAAAAAGACACTCACGTAAGTCTTTGCCCTAATGGGCTGCAATGTTTCATCGTGTTGCATCTTTGCCTCCTAATAAATCAGATAAAAAAGTGGAAAAACAAACACCCACACAAGATGCACTAGATCCCAATACAACGCTGTATTTTCCAAAATGACAAAGTTTTTTGGCGTGATTTTTTGGGAACGAATCAAACCAAGCACCCAAAGCATAGTCCCAATGCCTAAGATGATGTGCAGTCCGTGCAAGCCTGTGATGCTAAAGTAAAGGCCAAAAAACATCACCGCGCCATCACCCATGCTCGCAAGGTGTGCGGAACCGGGGTAAATGCCGTGGCTTATCTCTGTGTTCCACTCTACATACTTAATGCCCAAAAACACCACCGCTAGGACAATGGTGAGCCAAAGGTAACGCTTACATGTAAGCACGTCGCCGTTGCGTAGCTTCACCAAAGAAAGCCCCATACACAAGGCCGAAATCAAAAGGATGACCGTATTTGTCCCGCCCAAGAAAAGGTTCAAGCCTCCCGAAGAGGTGACAAAGGCCTCGTCAAATTGAAACAGGTAAAAGGCGTAAATCAAAAACATGGAGCCAAAAATCATCACTTCGGTAAACAAAAAAAGCCAAAACCCAATCTTAGCACCAATGTAATCATCGTTGAAATCTACGATTTCATGGGCGTTTCCCTCTTTGTCATACGCAACTTCTACTTTCTTATCCATGGCCCTGACCCTCCTTTACCGAAAGATCCATCCTGTGCACAGGTTCGCCGTTTTTGTACTCGTATGGTTTGAAATCCACATAGGGAATCTCCCCAAAATTTTCCAACTGTGGCGGGGATGGAATCTGCCATTCTAGCGTCGTCGCGTTCCAAGGATTGGGACCAGCAGGCTCGCCGTACCTCCATCCACGGTAGAGCGTCACAAGCATGTAGACGATGCCGATGGCAAAAATCCAAGAGCCAACCCCTGAGAGCTTGTGGTAAATCTCAAACTCGGGCAAATAGTCAAAATAGCGCCGTGGCATACCAAAAGCACCTGCTAAAAACATAGGAAACCACAAGAGGTTAAACCCTACAAACACCGTATAAAAAGCTCTTATGGCGTGCTTTTCGCTGTACATGCGGCCCGTGAATTTGGGGAGCCAGTAGTGAAACCCTGCGAACATCAAAAAGGCAACGCCGCCTAGCATCGTGTAGTGAAAGTGAGCCACTACAAAATAGGTATCATGAAAGTAGACATTCACGCCGATGGTGCCCAAAATCAGCCCCGTAAGCCCTCCGATGATAAACGTCACAAAGGTGCCAACCGTCCAAACCATGGGCGCTTTAAAATCGATGGAGGCCTTGTACATGGTCGCAATCCAATCAAAAAATTTCACCCCCGTAGGGATGGCGACAAAAAAAGTGAGGAGCGAAAAAATCAACTTTACCATGTCGGAGATGCCCGAAGTAAACATGTGGTGCCCCCACACAAGGTAGCCAACCCCCGCAATCATCGCCGAAGAAATAGCGATAGAGCGGTACCCAAAGATGGGCTTACGACAAAAAGTCGGCACGATTTCAGAAGCAATCCCAAAGGCAGGGAGAATCATCAAATACACCGCAGGGTGCGAATAAATCCAAAACATGTGTTCAAAGAGCACTGGGTCGCCCCCTTTGGTCGGGTCAAAGAACCCTACCCCAAACACCCGCTCAAAGATGACCATCACCAGCGAAACCCCCACAATGGGTGTCGCGAGGATTTGTATCCATGCGGTTGAGTAAAGCCCCCACACAAACAGTGGCATCTTAAAAAAGGTCATCCCCGGTGCGCGAAGGCGGTGAATGGTCGTCACAAAGTTGATGCCCGTGAGGATGGAAGCGAGGCCAAGGATAAACGCGGCGGTTAGTGCCCAGATGACATTGGTGCCTGTTTTGATGCTATAAGGGGCGTAAAATGTCCAGCCCGTATCGGCAAAGCCATCGCCCACAAACAGCGAAGCCACCGCTAAAATCGCGCCAAACATATACAACCACCACGAAAGCAGGTTGAGTTTTGGAAACGAAACATCCCGCGCGCCTATTTGCAAGGGCAGGAGGAAGTTGCCAAGGGCAGCGGGGATGCCAGGCACGATGAAGAGAAAAATCATAATCACACCGTGCATGGTAAAGACTTGGTTATACCGCTGGGGCGACATGATGTCTTGCCCGGGGCTAAAAAGCTCCAAGCGCATAGAAAGGGCAAGCCCCACGGCCACCAAGAAAAACGCAAGCATTGAAAAGAGGTACAAGATGCTCACGCGCTTGTGGTCTATGCTAAAAATCCATTGAAAAATCTTGCTTTTATGGTGCCCGAACACCGTATGGGTGTGTTCGTAAAAACTGCCTGGGATACTAGGACTCATGGTCTGGATCTCCTTTTTTTCTTCGCTTAGCGGTGATAAGATAGATAAAAAATCCACTGATTAGCACAAGCATAACCGTGGCAAAAATCTTGTTGATAGAAAGGACGTATTTGCTGTTTTCAGGGTCAAAAGAAAAACAAAACGCAAGGGCTTTTGCAATGGTCGGACGCACCTTGCCCTCGCTGGCTTCAAGCAGTGCCATCTTCACATCAAAATGCAGGTATTTGATGCCATTGAGGTAACGCGTAATCTTTCCCTCGGGCGAAACGATGGCAAGCCCCGCAGGGTGAATGTAGTCCACAAAGCCTTGTTTGTTGATGATTTTTTCATACTCAAACCCAAGAGATTGGGTGAGCGCGTCGATGGTCGCTTTGTCTTGTGCGACTAAAAAATTCCACGCATTTTGGTCAAAATCTTTGCGCAATGCATTGAGGTGGTTGCGCTTGCTCTCAAAGGCATCATCAGGGGAATCTTCAGGGGCAAAACTGATGGTAAGGGCACGGTATTCTCTCCCTTCTTTGAGCTGTATTTTATCGAGAGATTTCACAATGCCATCTATCTGCGGGCCGCAAATGCCAGGGCAGGAGAAGTAATTGAGCGAGATAATCGTAGGCTTGCCTTGTAAAAATTCGCCTAGGGTTTTTTCTTGGGCATTTTCATCCACAAAGGTAAGCTCAAGGGGAAGATAGGAACCTAATCTTTCATAGGTGCCTATTTTTGCGCCATCACCAAAAGCAACACACACCGCGACCAAACATGCCATAAAAATGAGTTTCATGGGAAGCCAATCTTTAAATTATTTTTTTTTCGTCACAAGAAATGGTATCCCAGTGGAGATAAATGTAATATTATTTTAATAATGTTGACTATAATGCATAAAATAATTTTAAGGAGAAGTTGATGCTCAAAACGTTTTTCGCAGCATTGTTCGTGTGTGCCACTTCTGTTTTTGCCGCGCCCATCGAGGTTTCAGATGCCTATGCAAGGGAAGTTCCACCAAACCTTAAAAACTCTGCTGCTTTTATGAAGATTGCAAATACTACCACAGAAGAACTCTTTCTCCTTGGTGCTGCTTCGCCTGTTGCCACGCGCGTTGAACTGCATGAACATGTAATGGAGGGGGAGATGATGAAAATGCGACCCGTCGAAAAAATCGCCATCGCACCTCACGCACACACCACTCTCGAACCAGGCGGCTTACATGTAATGCTCATCGGCCTCAATACACCCTTGCGTGAAGGTGAAACCATCGTTCTTGAATTGTACTTTTCAAACGGCCAAAAACAGACACTTGATGCAGTACCCATAAAAAGTGTTATGATGGGGATGAAAAAACATAAGATGTAAAATTTTACATAAACAATGGAGATGTCATGAAAAAAGGGGTTATTTTTCTCGTGGGCATGGGTTTGCTCTTTGGGATTTTTTGGGCGGGTGCCACATATGTACAAGACCAAAGGGAGGTAAAACCCTACGCATTTGAACTCCAAAGTGCCGATGGGCCCGTACGCCTGAGTGATTTTAAAGGCAAAATGCCCATCGTCTATTTTGGGTACATGTACTGCCCTGACATCTGCCCCACTACCCTTGCCCAAGCCGCTAACGCCTTGCAAAAACTCCCCAAAGAAGAGGCCGATAAGTTTCAACTCCTTTTCATCAGTGTTGACCCCGAAAGGGACGGATTGAGAGACCTTAAAGAGTACGCACAGTATTTTTACCCTGACGCCCTAGGCCTAACCGGTGAAGCGCCTGCCCTTAAAGAAATCACGCAAAACTACGGTACCTACTACGCAAAAGAGTACATTGAAAATTCGGGCGTAGATTACACCGTGGCCCACACGACTTTTCTTTATTTTCTCGACACGCAAGGGAGACTGGCTCACACCATTAAACATTCCCAATCGCCTGATGAAATCTTTCGCGCACTCCAAAAAATGCTCATTATTGCCAAAAATGAATAACCTAGATTTTTTGCACAAAGACTTTTTCTCGCCTGAAAAATACGCCAAAATGGTAAAAACATACCAACAAAAAAACGACCCAATGGGATGGTTTGATGCTATTTACCAAAGCGCTAAAGGGGATTTTAGTAAGGTTTTTTGGGCAGATTTGGAACCAAGTCCTTACCTCGTAGCGTGGCTAGAAAAAACCACCGTCCAAAACCCCCGCAAAAAAGCCTGTGTTATTGGTTGTGGCGTGGGTGATGACGCCGAGGCTTTGGCTGGCTTTGGCTTTGAGGTCACCGCCTTTGACATTTCCCAAACGGCTATTGATTTATGTACCAAAAGATACCCCAAGACAACAGTGGATTACGTTGTTGCTGATTTGCTTGATTGCCCAAAATCTTGGCGTGAGGCGTTTGATGTGGTTTATGAATGCAACACCTTACAAGTGCTCCCAGACGCGCTCAGGAAAAATGCAAGAGCAGCCATGAGCGCACTTGTCGCCCAAGGCGGGTATATTTTGGTCTCGTGTCGAAGCAGAAACGAAGGGGAAAAAGAAGACGAGATACCAAAACCCCTCGCCAAATCCGAATTAGAAAAGTTTAAAACCAGCGACAACCTCTGCGAAGTGCATTTCTTGGCTTACGATGACGCACAAAACGTGCCACACTACTTTGCCGTGTATCAGCGCGCAAGGGCTTTAAACCACTTGTCGCACAAGGCTTTGTAAACTTTCTTGTAACACTCTAATTTTATAAAATCTATTTTTTCTTTACATGTAACGTAAGAAGCCAAGAAAAAACGGGTTTCTTTTTTGCCAAGGCCAAACTCCACAATGAGGGAAGCTAAGTCAAAATAGCGGTCATTAACCCTTGCGTACTCCCAGTCGATGAGCTTAACGCTGTGCCCATGAAAAAGGATGTTTTTGGGGTTTAAATCATGGTGACACAGCACGGGTTCTTTTTTAGCGTTTTTAAGTTTTTTAAAACGCACCTTTGAGGGCGTGTGTTCCTTGTCCTCACCGTAGGACTTTTGGTGCCATTTCATGCCATGAAGGGTGCGCAGTGCTCTTCCAAGTCTCTGAAGTTGCCTTAGTGATGGGGCAATGCAATGCTCCCCTTTTGCGAATTCTATGACCATGAGGTTATTTGCGCTATCTAGAAGCAAAGGTTTTTGGCCGATGCCTTTGATAAAGGCTTTTTTGCCTATCTCAAATTCGCGCTTGCGGTCAAGAGAGCTTTTACCAAAAACCCGTAAGAGGTAGCGGTGTTTTGTGCTCACAAGAAGGTAATTTGTGTTGTTGTAGCCTTGGTTTTCTAGGCGCGTAAGGCTGATGAGCGTCTCGTTGGCAAAGAGCGCGTAGGACCGCAAAAGGTTGATATTCATAGGCGCTTGGCATCATTTTTCCACTGAAAAAAGCCCCAAAGCGCCAACACCGTGTAAAGACAAAACAACACCGCCGTCAAATAAAAGGCTTTTTCGATGTAAATGTAAATAGAAACCGCGTCGATGACCACCCAGTAAAGCCAATTTTCTAAAACCTTTTGCGCTAGCATGTAGGTCGCAAACACCGCAAACACCGTCGTGGCCGAGTCTAGGTAGGCAAAATCTGCGTGCGTGTAGGTGTCCATCACGTAGCCAAACCCTAGCGACACGCCGCCAAGCAAAGCGATGATGGTGAGGTTTTTTAGCACGCCCCATGCGCTTACATGTAAGCTTTCCTTGCCTGTTTTTCCGTATTTCCACACATACCAGCCATACACCGCCATGACAAGATAATATCCGTTAAGCACCGAATCCATCAACAATGCCGCGTCAAAAAAGAGAATGGCAAAAATAAGCGTACTCACAAACGCCGCAGGCCAACACCACAAACTTTGGCGCATCGCTAGAAGCAAATACGCCACAGACAACACCACCGCCACCCCTTCCCACGGGGACGTGGCGATAAGCGCTTCGTACACGCCATTTAGAAAGTCGTTCATTTAGTTCCTTGAATTCATTATTTCATAAAGCCAGAAGTTCAGTGTTTTCACAAATGAGATTGTATAATCTTTCATGGAAAAATTTATGCAGATTAAAAAAAATCATCACTATGTTTGGGCTTATTATTTAAAAAGTTGGGCCGATGAGAACAAAGAATTATTTTATATTTCAAAGAAAGGAAAAATTTCA
This genomic window from Sulfurospirillum tamanense contains:
- a CDS encoding SCO family protein, with translation MKKGVIFLVGMGLLFGIFWAGATYVQDQREVKPYAFELQSADGPVRLSDFKGKMPIVYFGYMYCPDICPTTLAQAANALQKLPKEEADKFQLLFISVDPERDGLRDLKEYAQYFYPDALGLTGEAPALKEITQNYGTYYAKEYIENSGVDYTVAHTTFLYFLDTQGRLAHTIKHSQSPDEIFRALQKMLIIAKNE
- a CDS encoding class I SAM-dependent methyltransferase; this translates as MNNLDFLHKDFFSPEKYAKMVKTYQQKNDPMGWFDAIYQSAKGDFSKVFWADLEPSPYLVAWLEKTTVQNPRKKACVIGCGVGDDAEALAGFGFEVTAFDISQTAIDLCTKRYPKTTVDYVVADLLDCPKSWREAFDVVYECNTLQVLPDALRKNARAAMSALVAQGGYILVSCRSRNEGEKEDEIPKPLAKSELEKFKTSDNLCEVHFLAYDDAQNVPHYFAVYQRARALNHLSHKAL
- the pnuC gene encoding nicotinamide riboside transporter PnuC encodes the protein MNDFLNGVYEALIATSPWEGVAVVLSVAYLLLAMRQSLWCWPAAFVSTLIFAILFFDAALLMDSVLNGYYLVMAVYGWYVWKYGKTGKESLHVSAWGVLKNLTIIALLGGVSLGFGYVMDTYTHADFAYLDSATTVFAVFATYMLAQKVLENWLYWVVIDAVSIYIYIEKAFYLTAVLFCLYTVLALWGFFQWKNDAKRL
- a CDS encoding cytochrome C oxidase subunit IV family protein translates to MQHDETLQPIRAKTYVSVFFLLIVLTALTLLQPMLISLALAPTLIVQMGLATVKAFLIVAYYMHIKTESRLLKTLIYSSLVVLVIIYVIMAIDTYYRYTPHDVFARVAQGGLLC
- a CDS encoding SCO family protein; this translates as MKLIFMACLVAVCVAFGDGAKIGTYERLGSYLPLELTFVDENAQEKTLGEFLQGKPTIISLNYFSCPGICGPQIDGIVKSLDKIQLKEGREYRALTISFAPEDSPDDAFESKRNHLNALRKDFDQNAWNFLVAQDKATIDALTQSLGFEYEKIINKQGFVDYIHPAGLAIVSPEGKITRYLNGIKYLHFDVKMALLEASEGKVRPTIAKALAFCFSFDPENSKYVLSINKIFATVMLVLISGFFIYLITAKRRKKGDPDHES
- a CDS encoding choline/ethanolamine kinase family protein; translated protein: MNINLLRSYALFANETLISLTRLENQGYNNTNYLLVSTKHRYLLRVFGKSSLDRKREFEIGKKAFIKGIGQKPLLLDSANNLMVIEFAKGEHCIAPSLRQLQRLGRALRTLHGMKWHQKSYGEDKEHTPSKVRFKKLKNAKKEPVLCHHDLNPKNILFHGHSVKLIDWEYARVNDRYFDLASLIVEFGLGKKETRFFLASYVTCKEKIDFIKLECYKKVYKALCDKWFKALAR
- the coxB gene encoding cytochrome c oxidase subunit II: MLEGMEGVSSFASEVDLAIWVVMGLSIGIFVLVVGVMFYFLYKYSAKRHSRNQVKNIEHNTVLEILWTVVPTLLLGVMFYYGYTSLKVMREIPEDNLHVKVVGQMWFWTHEYPNGKKTRDLYVPIDTNVKLDITAKLNDVLHSYYVPAFRIKQDAVPGKVYSAWFKAEKLGSYDVLCAEYCGTRHAYMLSKIHVVEKERFEAWYESDRETPFAEEEAVSAPQQHPGLAHLEA
- a CDS encoding copper chaperone PCu(A)C encodes the protein MLKTFFAALFVCATSVFAAPIEVSDAYAREVPPNLKNSAAFMKIANTTTEELFLLGAASPVATRVELHEHVMEGEMMKMRPVEKIAIAPHAHTTLEPGGLHVMLIGLNTPLREGETIVLELYFSNGQKQTLDAVPIKSVMMGMKKHKM
- a CDS encoding cytochrome c oxidase subunit I; its protein translation is MSPSIPGSFYEHTHTVFGHHKSKIFQWIFSIDHKRVSILYLFSMLAFFLVAVGLALSMRLELFSPGQDIMSPQRYNQVFTMHGVIMIFLFIVPGIPAALGNFLLPLQIGARDVSFPKLNLLSWWLYMFGAILAVASLFVGDGFADTGWTFYAPYSIKTGTNVIWALTAAFILGLASILTGINFVTTIHRLRAPGMTFFKMPLFVWGLYSTAWIQILATPIVGVSLVMVIFERVFGVGFFDPTKGGDPVLFEHMFWIYSHPAVYLMILPAFGIASEIVPTFCRKPIFGYRSIAISSAMIAGVGYLVWGHHMFTSGISDMVKLIFSLLTFFVAIPTGVKFFDWIATMYKASIDFKAPMVWTVGTFVTFIIGGLTGLILGTIGVNVYFHDTYFVVAHFHYTMLGGVAFLMFAGFHYWLPKFTGRMYSEKHAIRAFYTVFVGFNLLWFPMFLAGAFGMPRRYFDYLPEFEIYHKLSGVGSWIFAIGIVYMLVTLYRGWRYGEPAGPNPWNATTLEWQIPSPPQLENFGEIPYVDFKPYEYKNGEPVHRMDLSVKEGQGHG
- a CDS encoding cytochrome c oxidase subunit 3, which gives rise to MDKKVEVAYDKEGNAHEIVDFNDDYIGAKIGFWLFLFTEVMIFGSMFLIYAFYLFQFDEAFVTSSGGLNLFLGGTNTVILLISALCMGLSLVKLRNGDVLTCKRYLWLTIVLAVVFLGIKYVEWNTEISHGIYPGSAHLASMGDGAVMFFGLYFSITGLHGLHIILGIGTMLWVLGLIRSQKITPKNFVILENTALYWDLVHLVWVFVFPLFYLIY